One genomic window of Thioclava sp. GXIMD4216 includes the following:
- a CDS encoding site-specific DNA-methyltransferase: MPTLDWIGKKAVVNHHAEVPYRLVHCDGDLSAGDPNAGNLLVQGDNLEALKALLPYYAGKVKCIYIDPPYNTGNEGWVYNDNVSSPEIKAWLGKVVGKDAEDLSRHDKWLCMMYPRLRLLKDFLTEDGILIVSIDDNECHSLRFLLQDIFKSNLVSSLIWVNEGNIDNQSKIKQLHEYVLVFEKTKGSFGLPALIDPNIGEDSKLSNDKILNTIVKNGPKNPISTISLPEGFPADFDEGEIPVPHDPNFWPKFDQPIKVSGGKITHPIDVESGWSSKAQCELFINNGCSDILDRKGQKTRFHITKSGAIFNEKDRSENQSHVLSVLHNMGSVQESAAELATMRLNFSYPKPRRLIEYLIKMATNPGDLVMDSFSGSGTTAHSVLSLNADEKPDRRFIAIEMDEATVRDITAPRLRLAVEGYLPSNSPSKPVGPLGGGFRYCRLGVPLFNEFGDIGLEVNFPDLAAHVFFSETGSPLPKRVDGSTPFLGLHKDTAIFLLFSGAEQGIPREAAGNVLTPDALASLPTLPEEFEGTRVVYAEGCTVSPERLKNEGVIFKQIPYQIEGN, from the coding sequence ATGCCCACCTTGGACTGGATCGGCAAGAAAGCCGTCGTCAATCACCATGCAGAAGTTCCTTATCGCCTCGTGCATTGCGACGGCGACCTTTCGGCTGGTGATCCAAACGCAGGCAATCTTCTTGTCCAGGGGGACAACCTCGAAGCACTCAAGGCGTTGCTGCCGTACTATGCTGGGAAGGTAAAATGTATTTACATCGACCCTCCATACAACACCGGAAATGAGGGCTGGGTATATAATGACAATGTGTCGTCTCCGGAGATCAAGGCTTGGCTGGGCAAAGTCGTAGGAAAAGACGCCGAAGATCTTTCCCGTCACGATAAATGGTTGTGCATGATGTATCCGCGCTTGCGGCTACTCAAAGACTTCCTTACGGAAGATGGCATTCTAATAGTGAGCATTGATGACAATGAATGCCATTCATTAAGATTTTTACTACAAGATATTTTCAAATCGAACCTGGTTAGCAGCCTGATCTGGGTAAATGAAGGTAACATCGACAACCAAAGCAAGATTAAACAGCTTCATGAATACGTTCTTGTTTTTGAAAAGACCAAAGGTTCATTTGGACTTCCTGCGTTAATTGACCCAAATATCGGTGAGGACAGCAAGCTTTCGAATGACAAAATTCTTAATACCATTGTAAAGAATGGTCCAAAGAATCCGATTTCCACTATAAGTTTACCCGAAGGATTTCCAGCGGATTTTGACGAGGGAGAAATACCAGTCCCTCACGACCCTAACTTTTGGCCGAAGTTTGATCAGCCAATAAAGGTATCCGGTGGAAAGATCACGCATCCAATTGATGTTGAAAGTGGGTGGAGTTCAAAAGCCCAGTGCGAACTCTTCATCAATAACGGATGCAGTGACATTCTGGATCGAAAGGGTCAGAAAACACGGTTTCACATTACGAAATCTGGTGCAATTTTCAATGAGAAAGACCGAAGTGAAAACCAAAGCCATGTTCTCTCCGTCTTGCATAACATGGGGTCGGTTCAAGAAAGCGCTGCCGAACTTGCAACGATGAGGCTGAACTTCTCTTACCCCAAGCCGCGCAGGTTGATAGAATACCTTATCAAAATGGCGACGAACCCCGGCGATTTAGTAATGGACTCATTTTCCGGCTCAGGGACAACTGCTCATTCGGTTTTGTCCTTGAACGCCGACGAAAAACCAGACCGACGTTTTATTGCTATAGAAATGGATGAAGCTACTGTCCGCGACATCACTGCCCCTCGGCTCAGACTGGCCGTTGAGGGATATCTTCCTTCAAATTCACCAAGTAAACCCGTCGGACCGCTTGGCGGTGGCTTTCGATATTGCAGGCTTGGGGTTCCGCTTTTCAATGAGTTTGGGGATATCGGCCTTGAGGTGAATTTCCCCGATCTCGCAGCTCACGTTTTTTTCTCTGAGACGGGATCTCCCTTGCCAAAGCGTGTCGATGGCTCGACCCCGTTCTTGGGGTTGCATAAGGATACTGCCATCTTCTTGCTCTTCTCTGGGGCGGAGCAAGGCATACCCCGTGAAGCTGCCGGAAATGTCCTGACACCTGACGCCCTGGCATCTCTACCAACTCTCCCTGAAGAGTTTGAAGGAACGCGCGTGGTGTATGCAGAGGGCTGCACTGTTTCGCCCGAGAGATTGAAAAACGAGGGAGTTATCTTCAAGCAGATCCCCTACCAGATCGAGGGAAATTGA
- a CDS encoding SLATT domain-containing protein: MNSNEVDEFYRKKVASIRKTAYIRFDVAERLQAINYISLVASLILTTYLSAWAIFTVFFPNVLSSRESEFVSYIAVMATISLMLLTVLDYVADRSVKAQTFLRCGNALLQVADELEHAILSKEHASQLKIIVGKYHSILNESSLNHTSEDNDLYDQKSNLRKAGCFSRYPMRLFFIWSVVLYYAKRISLQIIVAIMVIAPTVAIIKNLTLF; this comes from the coding sequence ATGAACTCCAATGAAGTTGATGAATTTTATAGAAAAAAAGTTGCTTCTATAAGAAAGACAGCTTATATAAGATTTGATGTCGCCGAAAGGTTGCAAGCAATCAATTATATAAGTTTAGTCGCATCGCTAATTTTGACGACCTATCTCTCTGCTTGGGCGATTTTCACGGTATTCTTTCCGAACGTTTTAAGTTCTCGCGAGAGTGAGTTTGTGTCTTACATCGCTGTGATGGCTACAATCTCTCTTATGCTACTAACTGTCTTGGATTATGTGGCTGATAGATCTGTGAAAGCACAGACCTTTTTAAGGTGTGGGAACGCGCTCCTTCAAGTTGCGGATGAACTGGAACATGCCATTCTTTCTAAAGAACACGCGTCTCAGTTGAAAATAATCGTTGGAAAATACCATTCTATACTGAATGAATCTTCTTTGAATCACACCTCGGAAGATAATGATTTGTACGATCAAAAATCTAACTTGCGAAAAGCAGGTTGTTTCTCACGTTACCCGATGAGGCTGTTCTTCATTTGGTCCGTTGTTCTTTACTACGCAAAGAGAATTTCGCTCCAAATAATAGTTGCAATTATGGTAATTGCGCCAACTGTGGCGATTATAAAAAACTTAACCCTCTTCTAA
- a CDS encoding reverse transcriptase domain-containing protein, whose protein sequence is MEDLLKEKIELEARRRLKKWRKEAKDRKKRYERFQKKTGMQGPFLPLAEPALWGQFNQFNPFYCIKKSKYLARVIVRKVREGTYKPQSSVRHEIPKPNGSVRLVDAFGIPDAALCTYLSSALRERNDRIFSAYSYAYRPGVKPIDAIARLAIFIKSEKVFASNYDFKDYFGSVSHDYIHKEVLNSRKFKITNFEKTVISALLTHEFITKSGEKKARSLGFPQGNSLSLFLANAVGDSLDRLLDKSNGNYLRYADDSIVITYSYEDSIKAMAAYSEFSQLTRVKINTSKETGISIVSDREGEMRTQKSLAFLGYELSKNKITLTEVAKSKLKSRCSKIIYRNLLMYPKRLKCIPSGRVDRFGADWDLLACISELRFMLYGHLSHDRVKKYLDGRSRLKSMPGSISYYCLVEAVADFSELDGWLVWAVSRALVERYKYPLYDVGISKPLMPANDELIDGSWLKSHRRFEGRLPSFVLAWRAARKAWFSYGNLGVNDGRDVYELQ, encoded by the coding sequence ATGGAAGATTTATTGAAAGAAAAAATCGAACTTGAAGCAAGGCGACGTTTAAAAAAATGGAGAAAAGAGGCCAAAGACAGAAAAAAAAGATACGAAAGATTTCAGAAAAAGACTGGGATGCAGGGTCCGTTTCTTCCCTTGGCGGAGCCCGCACTATGGGGGCAATTTAATCAATTTAACCCGTTTTATTGCATCAAAAAAAGTAAATATTTGGCCAGAGTGATTGTAAGAAAAGTAAGGGAAGGTACATATAAGCCTCAGTCCTCTGTTCGTCACGAAATTCCTAAGCCAAACGGGTCGGTTCGGTTGGTTGATGCATTTGGTATACCAGATGCAGCTCTTTGTACTTATCTAAGCTCAGCGCTACGCGAGCGAAACGATCGCATATTCTCTGCCTACAGTTATGCCTATCGTCCCGGAGTAAAGCCAATAGATGCAATCGCCAGGCTTGCAATTTTTATTAAATCAGAAAAGGTATTTGCCAGTAACTATGATTTCAAAGATTACTTTGGATCAGTAAGTCATGACTACATCCATAAAGAAGTTTTAAACTCAAGAAAATTCAAGATAACAAATTTCGAGAAAACTGTAATATCCGCGCTTTTAACGCATGAATTTATTACGAAAAGCGGAGAGAAAAAGGCTAGGTCGCTCGGCTTTCCTCAGGGGAACTCTCTGTCATTGTTTCTAGCTAATGCCGTTGGAGACAGTCTTGATAGACTGTTGGATAAATCCAATGGGAACTATCTAAGATATGCTGACGATAGCATTGTCATCACATATTCATACGAAGATTCAATCAAAGCGATGGCGGCTTATTCTGAGTTTTCACAATTGACGCGAGTAAAAATTAATACCAGCAAGGAAACTGGAATTAGTATAGTCTCTGACCGAGAGGGGGAGATGAGGACTCAAAAGTCGTTGGCATTTTTGGGTTATGAGCTGTCAAAAAATAAAATTACCCTTACCGAGGTGGCGAAATCAAAGTTAAAGTCACGCTGCTCAAAGATTATTTATAGAAATCTATTGATGTATCCTAAGAGACTTAAATGTATCCCTTCGGGAAGAGTTGATAGATTTGGTGCGGACTGGGATCTCCTAGCCTGCATTTCCGAACTTCGTTTTATGCTTTATGGTCATTTGTCACACGATAGAGTTAAGAAATACCTAGATGGACGAAGTCGTTTGAAGTCAATGCCGGGCTCAATTTCATACTACTGCTTAGTTGAGGCTGTAGCTGATTTTTCGGAACTTGACGGTTGGCTTGTCTGGGCTGTCTCAAGGGCATTAGTGGAGCGATATAAATATCCCTTATATGATGTTGGTATTTCCAAGCCCTTGATGCCAGCGAACGACGAGCTGATTGATGGCTCATGGTTGAAGTCGCATCGACGCTTTGAAGGTCGATTGCCCAGTTTTGTCCTGGCGTGGAGGGCAGCACGGAAGGCATGGTTTAGTTACGGAAATCTTGGTGTTAATGACGGGCGCGATGTGTATGAACTCCAATGA